One Thermococcus sp. genomic window carries:
- a CDS encoding GTP-binding protein, with protein sequence MPTNVTAEYLAAEEEYRNAKTIPEKIRALEKMYATVPKHKGTEKLRLQIKRKLAELRRELEKQRAQKKGGGYSFSVRKEGAAQIVLAGLPNVGKSSLLKALTNADVDVANYAFTTVEPIPGMMHHKDVQIQLVEVPGLVEGAALGKGMGPQLLSVIRNADAIAIVVDLSQDPVKQMEILLREFERAGIKVNKRKPRVEIKRTASGGIVINGSENIKGDMREVMRMLREERIHSAEITVKEPVTLEEFADALDESLVWKRAIIVANKGDAPGSKENYERLIKTYGDRFKIVPVSARRKINLDKLKDELYELAGIIRVFTKSPGEEPAYPPVALKKGSTVMDLAERIHKDFAKNFRYARVWGKSVKFPGQRVGADHVLEDGDIVEIHAR encoded by the coding sequence ATGCCAACGAACGTCACGGCTGAGTATCTAGCGGCCGAAGAGGAGTACAGGAACGCAAAGACGATACCCGAGAAAATCAGGGCACTTGAGAAAATGTACGCCACGGTTCCAAAGCACAAGGGAACCGAGAAGCTCCGGCTCCAGATAAAGAGGAAGCTCGCCGAGCTTAGAAGGGAACTGGAAAAACAGAGGGCACAGAAGAAGGGCGGTGGCTACTCCTTCAGCGTCAGGAAGGAAGGTGCTGCCCAGATAGTCTTAGCGGGGCTTCCAAACGTCGGGAAGAGCTCGCTCCTGAAGGCACTCACAAACGCGGACGTCGACGTCGCTAACTACGCCTTCACGACCGTCGAGCCAATACCGGGCATGATGCACCACAAGGACGTCCAGATACAGCTGGTTGAAGTCCCGGGGCTTGTGGAAGGCGCCGCTCTCGGAAAGGGAATGGGCCCCCAGCTGCTCAGCGTGATAAGGAACGCAGATGCGATAGCAATCGTCGTAGACCTCTCGCAGGACCCGGTGAAGCAGATGGAAATTCTTCTGAGGGAGTTCGAGAGGGCTGGAATCAAGGTCAACAAGAGAAAGCCGAGGGTCGAGATAAAGAGAACCGCCAGCGGGGGAATAGTCATCAACGGCTCTGAGAACATAAAGGGCGACATGAGGGAAGTCATGCGGATGCTCCGTGAGGAGAGAATCCACTCGGCAGAGATAACCGTAAAGGAGCCCGTCACCCTTGAGGAGTTCGCCGATGCCCTCGACGAGAGCCTCGTGTGGAAGAGGGCGATAATCGTGGCCAACAAAGGCGACGCCCCGGGCAGTAAGGAGAACTACGAGAGGCTTATCAAGACCTATGGAGACCGGTTTAAGATAGTCCCCGTCTCGGCGAGGAGGAAGATAAACCTCGACAAGCTCAAGGACGAACTCTACGAGCTCGCCGGAATAATCAGGGTCTTCACGAAGAGTCCCGGGGAGGAGCCAGCTTATCCGCCGGTTGCACTAAAGAAGGGCTCAACGGTTATGGATCTCGCCGAGAGGATACACAAGGACTTCGCCAAGAACTTCCGCTATGCAAGGGTGTGGGGAAAGAGCGTTAAGTTCCCGGGCCAGAGGGTTGGGGCAGACCACGTCCTTGAGGACGGGGACATAGTTGAGATACACGCCCGCTGA
- a CDS encoding OsmC family protein, which yields MGEPIKGRVEWFRDYQFIGRIEGDKCSVILGEGGISPMRLLLLSVAGCTAYDVVAILKKMREPIEGLEVEISGERREEHPQVYTRVHIHYRIYGRVREEKARRAIELSQDKYCSASAHMKLSGAELTYSLEVVPGKG from the coding sequence GTGGGGGAGCCGATAAAGGGAAGGGTGGAGTGGTTCAGGGACTACCAGTTCATAGGCAGGATTGAGGGAGACAAGTGCTCGGTCATACTCGGGGAGGGCGGTATAAGCCCGATGCGCCTCCTTCTCCTGAGCGTCGCCGGATGCACTGCCTACGATGTTGTGGCGATACTCAAGAAGATGCGCGAGCCCATAGAGGGCCTTGAGGTGGAGATAAGCGGTGAGAGGCGGGAGGAGCACCCGCAGGTTTACACAAGGGTTCACATCCACTACAGGATTTACGGGAGGGTTAGGGAGGAGAAAGCCAGAAGAGCCATAGAGCTGAGCCAGGACAAGTACTGCTCTGCGAGCGCCCACATGAAGCTCAGCGGTGCTGAGTTGACGTACTCGCTTGAGGTCGTCCCGGGGAAGGGTTAA
- a CDS encoding Lrp/AsnC family transcriptional regulator produces MTRSGLDEIDRKILAILQKNSRTPLREISKEVGLAESTIYERIKKLKEKGIIRKFTVILDPEALGFRILSFVLIKARAGMYSHVAEELMRYPEIVEVYETTGDYDMLIKIRTRSSEELNDFLDRIGEIEGVDSTHTMVVLKTHKETTELPL; encoded by the coding sequence ATGACCAGAAGTGGTCTCGACGAAATTGACCGGAAGATACTCGCGATCCTCCAGAAGAACAGCAGAACTCCCCTCCGCGAGATATCGAAGGAGGTCGGCCTGGCCGAGTCAACCATATACGAGCGCATAAAGAAGCTGAAGGAGAAGGGCATCATAAGGAAGTTCACGGTTATACTCGACCCGGAGGCTCTGGGCTTCAGAATTTTGTCCTTCGTCCTCATTAAGGCCCGGGCCGGGATGTATTCCCACGTCGCCGAGGAGCTTATGAGGTATCCCGAGATAGTGGAGGTCTACGAGACCACAGGGGACTACGACATGCTCATCAAGATAAGGACGCGCAGCAGCGAGGAGCTCAACGACTTCCTCGACAGGATTGGGGAGATAGAGGGAGTTGACTCAACGCATACCATGGTCGTCCTCAAAACCCATAAGGAGACGACCGAACTGCCTCTCTGA
- the snatA gene encoding neutral amino acid NAAT transporter SnatA, producing the protein MIGLAKYLIIIYGGLFAITNPIGAVPVFLSVTHDLGWRERREIARKTSVTVIATLLVFALIGQWIFKFFGSSIDAFSIAGGILLFKMAMEMLSGKLSTVKISSEEELDEDAVTLEEVAIIPLAIPLISGPGAITTVMLYMAGTSTVPEKAVVIASIILIGLTVWLVLCSANRIKAKLGRVGIKVMTRMMGLILTSMAVQMTINGIKGAFGL; encoded by the coding sequence GTGATAGGGCTTGCCAAATACCTCATAATCATCTACGGCGGTCTCTTCGCCATAACGAACCCCATAGGAGCCGTCCCGGTGTTCCTCAGCGTGACCCACGACCTCGGCTGGCGGGAGAGGCGGGAGATAGCAAGAAAAACTTCTGTGACGGTCATAGCGACGCTCCTTGTTTTCGCCCTCATCGGGCAGTGGATATTCAAGTTCTTTGGCTCCAGCATTGACGCCTTCTCGATAGCCGGTGGGATACTGCTCTTCAAAATGGCCATGGAAATGCTCTCCGGGAAGCTCTCCACGGTAAAGATAAGCAGTGAGGAGGAGCTCGATGAGGATGCCGTTACCCTTGAGGAAGTCGCCATAATCCCGCTCGCGATACCCCTGATTTCGGGACCCGGCGCGATAACGACGGTGATGCTCTACATGGCAGGAACCTCAACAGTACCGGAGAAGGCGGTGGTGATAGCATCCATAATCCTCATCGGCCTGACCGTATGGCTCGTCCTGTGCTCCGCCAACAGGATAAAGGCCAAGCTGGGTCGTGTGGGAATCAAGGTCATGACGAGGATGATGGGACTCATACTGACCTCGATGGCCGTCCAGATGACGATAAACGGCATCAAGGGCGCCTTCGGCCTCTGA
- a CDS encoding KaiC domain-containing protein, with amino-acid sequence MVKRVKTGIPGMDEILHGGIPERNVVLLSGGPGTGKTIFSQQFLWNGLQMGEPGIYVALEEHPVQVRQNMAQFGWDVRKYEEKGLFAMVDAFTAGIGKSKEYEKYIVHDLTDLREFIDVLRTAIREINAKRVVIDSVTTLYINKPALARGIVMQLKRVLAGLGVTSIFVSQISVGERGFGGPGVEHGVDGIIRLDLDEIDGELKRSLIVWKMRGTSHSMRRHPFEITDKGIVVYPDKVLKRKTVVEL; translated from the coding sequence ATGGTCAAGAGGGTAAAGACCGGAATCCCCGGAATGGACGAGATACTTCACGGGGGGATTCCAGAGCGAAACGTTGTTCTGCTCAGCGGTGGACCCGGAACTGGGAAGACGATATTCTCCCAGCAGTTCCTCTGGAACGGCCTCCAGATGGGTGAGCCCGGAATCTACGTGGCTCTGGAGGAGCACCCGGTTCAGGTCAGGCAGAACATGGCCCAGTTCGGCTGGGACGTCCGGAAATACGAGGAGAAAGGGCTGTTCGCAATGGTGGATGCCTTTACCGCGGGCATAGGAAAGAGTAAGGAGTACGAGAAGTACATAGTCCACGACTTAACAGACCTCAGGGAGTTCATAGACGTCCTCAGGACGGCTATCAGGGAGATAAACGCCAAGCGCGTTGTGATTGACTCCGTTACGACGCTCTACATCAACAAGCCGGCCCTCGCGAGGGGCATAGTGATGCAGCTCAAGAGGGTTCTCGCCGGACTTGGAGTTACCAGCATCTTCGTCAGCCAGATAAGCGTCGGCGAGCGCGGTTTCGGCGGGCCCGGTGTTGAGCACGGCGTTGACGGCATAATAAGGCTCGACCTCGACGAGATAGACGGCGAGCTCAAGCGCTCGCTGATAGTCTGGAAGATGCGCGGAACTAGTCACTCCATGAGGAGGCACCCCTTCGAGATCACCGACAAGGGGATAGTCGTTTACCCGGACAAGGTTCTCAAAAGGAAAACTGTTGTTGAACTATGA
- a CDS encoding PspC domain-containing protein gives MEKRLRRSRKDRILFGVLGGIAEYFDLDPTLVRLFFILLFVFYPVQMTLLYLLAAFVIPEEKNGEESDDFIDEASRKLREGSGNLKLLAIVLIAFGLVLLMRPIVPVTIDRTTAVALGLLILGVLLLLRGD, from the coding sequence ATGGAGAAGAGACTGAGGCGCTCAAGGAAAGACAGGATTCTCTTCGGGGTTCTCGGTGGAATAGCCGAGTACTTTGATCTCGACCCAACCCTCGTCAGGCTGTTCTTCATACTGCTCTTCGTCTTCTACCCTGTGCAGATGACCCTCCTCTACCTCCTCGCGGCTTTCGTCATCCCCGAGGAAAAGAACGGGGAGGAGAGTGATGATTTCATAGACGAAGCCAGCAGAAAGCTCAGGGAGGGCTCCGGGAACCTCAAGCTCCTCGCGATAGTTCTCATAGCCTTTGGACTCGTGCTCCTTATGAGACCCATCGTGCCGGTTACCATTGACAGGACAACCGCTGTCGCGCTAGGCCTGCTCATCCTGGGTGTTCTGCTCCTCCTGAGGGGTGATTGA
- a CDS encoding family 4A encapsulin nanocompartment shell protein, protein MRGDLIRILSSIEEKANELKLEGYEPDVVIVGREAYEFIREQVNEEFGGDEEVAELSGLPVRVVDEFGKDALVVDSKVLGYENSAKRFRVVP, encoded by the coding sequence GTGAGGGGAGACCTGATAAGGATACTCAGCTCGATTGAGGAGAAGGCCAACGAACTCAAGCTTGAGGGCTACGAGCCCGACGTCGTCATAGTCGGCAGGGAAGCCTACGAGTTCATAAGGGAGCAGGTGAACGAAGAGTTTGGCGGGGACGAGGAGGTGGCCGAGCTCTCAGGCCTTCCGGTCAGGGTGGTTGACGAGTTCGGTAAGGACGCCCTCGTCGTTGACAGCAAAGTCCTCGGCTACGAAAACTCCGCGAAGAGGTTCAGGGTCGTGCCGTGA
- a CDS encoding PLP-dependent aminotransferase family protein, whose amino-acid sequence MRKKLERKLASEPLNFESFFSEKALQMKASEIRELLKLVETSDVISLAGGLPAPETFPVEIIKKIAEDVLTNHADKALQYGTTKGFTPLRLALARWMERRYGIPMSKVEIMMVAGSQQALDLIGRVFINPGDVVIVEAPTYLAALQAFKYYDPEFVSIPMDHDGMRIDMLEEKLEELKRSGKRVKLVYTVSTFQNPMGVTMSLERRKRLIELAREYDFIIVEDNPYSELRYSGEPVPPIKHFDDEGRVIYLGTFSKILAPGLRLGWVSAHPHFIRKMEIAKQSVDLCTNTLGQAIAWKYVEEGHLDRHIPEIIEFYRPRRDAMLEALEEFMPESVEWTRPDGGMFVWVTLPEGIDSKLMLEKAVSKGVAYVPGEAFFAHREVKNALRLNFTYVPEEKIREGVKRLAEVIEGEIRSRT is encoded by the coding sequence ATGCGGAAAAAACTCGAAAGGAAGCTCGCCTCGGAGCCACTGAACTTCGAGTCCTTCTTCTCAGAGAAGGCTCTCCAGATGAAGGCATCTGAAATTAGGGAACTTCTCAAGCTCGTCGAGACCAGCGACGTCATAAGCCTCGCAGGAGGTTTACCGGCACCGGAAACGTTTCCCGTTGAGATCATCAAGAAGATAGCCGAAGACGTCCTGACGAACCACGCAGACAAAGCCCTGCAGTACGGCACTACAAAGGGCTTCACGCCACTCCGCCTGGCCCTCGCAAGGTGGATGGAGAGACGCTACGGTATTCCGATGAGCAAGGTCGAGATAATGATGGTCGCCGGAAGTCAGCAGGCCCTCGACCTAATCGGGAGGGTCTTCATAAACCCCGGCGATGTCGTAATAGTTGAAGCACCGACCTACCTCGCCGCCCTTCAGGCCTTCAAGTACTACGACCCCGAGTTCGTCAGCATACCCATGGATCACGATGGCATGAGAATCGACATGCTGGAGGAGAAGCTTGAGGAGCTCAAGAGGAGTGGCAAGCGCGTTAAGTTAGTTTACACGGTTTCAACCTTCCAGAACCCGATGGGCGTAACCATGAGCCTTGAGAGGAGGAAGAGGCTCATAGAACTGGCCAGAGAATACGACTTCATAATCGTTGAGGACAATCCCTACAGCGAGCTTCGCTATTCGGGCGAGCCAGTACCCCCGATAAAGCACTTCGATGACGAAGGGAGGGTCATATACCTCGGGACGTTTTCAAAGATACTGGCCCCCGGCCTTCGTCTCGGCTGGGTTTCAGCCCATCCACACTTCATAAGGAAGATGGAGATAGCAAAGCAGAGCGTTGACCTGTGCACCAACACACTCGGGCAGGCTATAGCTTGGAAGTACGTCGAGGAGGGCCACCTTGACAGGCACATACCGGAGATAATCGAGTTCTACAGGCCAAGACGCGACGCTATGCTGGAGGCCCTTGAGGAGTTCATGCCGGAGAGCGTGGAGTGGACGAGACCGGACGGCGGAATGTTCGTCTGGGTGACGCTTCCGGAGGGGATAGACAGCAAGCTGATGCTCGAAAAGGCCGTCTCAAAGGGCGTCGCCTACGTTCCGGGTGAGGCCTTTTTCGCCCACCGCGAGGTCAAGAACGCCCTTAGGCTCAACTTCACTTACGTGCCAGAGGAGAAGATACGCGAAGGCGTCAAGAGACTCGCGGAGGTAATAGAAGGGGAAATCCGCTCGCGGACTTGA
- a CDS encoding ribose 1,5-bisphosphate isomerase — MVAKEVLEIAEKIKSMEIRGAGTIARAAARALMIQAEKSKARTVDEFWEEMKKAAKILYETRPTAVSLPNALRYVMHRGKIAYSSGADLEGLRFIVINAAKEFIHNSENAVKRIGEIGAKRIEDGDVIMTHCHSKAAISVMKTAWDMGKDIKVIVTETRPKWQGKITARELASYGIPVIYVVDSAARHYMKMTDKVVMGADSITVNGAVINKIGTALIALTAKEHRVWTMIAAETYKFHPETMLGQLVEIEMRDPTEVIPEEELKTWPKNITVWNPAFDVTPPEYVDVIITERGVIPPSAAIDILKEEFGWALKYREPWED; from the coding sequence ATGGTCGCCAAGGAAGTGCTCGAAATAGCCGAGAAGATTAAGAGCATGGAAATTCGTGGTGCTGGAACGATAGCAAGGGCAGCCGCAAGGGCCCTTATGATACAGGCCGAGAAGAGCAAAGCCAGAACGGTTGACGAGTTCTGGGAGGAGATGAAGAAGGCCGCAAAGATACTCTACGAGACGAGGCCAACGGCGGTTTCCCTTCCAAACGCGCTCCGCTACGTGATGCACCGCGGTAAGATAGCCTACTCCAGCGGGGCCGACCTTGAAGGGTTGAGGTTCATCGTCATTAACGCCGCCAAGGAGTTCATACACAACTCCGAAAACGCCGTCAAGAGGATCGGTGAGATAGGTGCCAAGAGGATTGAAGACGGGGACGTCATAATGACCCACTGCCACAGCAAGGCTGCCATAAGCGTCATGAAGACCGCATGGGACATGGGCAAGGACATAAAGGTCATAGTAACTGAGACCAGACCCAAGTGGCAGGGCAAGATAACCGCGAGAGAGCTCGCCAGCTATGGCATTCCAGTTATCTACGTCGTTGACTCCGCAGCTAGGCATTACATGAAGATGACGGACAAGGTGGTTATGGGTGCAGACAGCATAACGGTCAACGGAGCTGTGATAAACAAGATTGGGACGGCTTTGATAGCTTTGACAGCCAAGGAGCACAGGGTCTGGACTATGATTGCCGCTGAAACCTACAAGTTCCACCCCGAGACGATGCTCGGCCAGCTCGTCGAGATAGAGATGCGCGACCCGACGGAGGTCATCCCGGAGGAAGAACTCAAGACCTGGCCGAAGAACATAACCGTCTGGAACCCAGCGTTCGACGTTACTCCTCCTGAATACGTTGACGTCATAATAACCGAGCGCGGGGTCATACCACCCAGCGCGGCTATAGACATCCTTAAGGAGGAGTTCGGCTGGGCGCTCAAGTACAGGGAGCCCTGGGAGGACTGA
- the pfpI gene encoding deglycase PfpI: protein MKVLFLSADQFEDVELIYPLHRIREEGHEVYVASFERGTITGKHGYPVKVDLTFEEVDSDEFDALVLPGGRAPERVRLSEKAVMIARKMFEDGKPVASICHGPQILISAGVLKGRKGTSYIGIRDDLINAGVEWVDEPVVVDGNWVSSRHPGDLYAWMREFVKLLR, encoded by the coding sequence ATGAAGGTGCTGTTTCTGAGTGCGGACCAGTTTGAGGACGTTGAGCTGATTTATCCGCTCCACAGGATTAGGGAAGAGGGCCATGAGGTCTACGTTGCCAGCTTTGAAAGGGGAACGATAACGGGGAAGCACGGCTATCCAGTGAAGGTCGACCTGACCTTTGAGGAGGTAGACTCGGATGAGTTCGATGCACTTGTCCTCCCTGGTGGGAGGGCTCCCGAGAGGGTCAGGCTGAGCGAGAAGGCCGTGATGATAGCCAGGAAAATGTTCGAGGACGGAAAGCCCGTCGCGAGCATCTGCCACGGACCGCAGATACTCATCTCTGCCGGGGTTCTCAAGGGCAGGAAGGGAACCAGCTACATCGGCATAAGGGACGACCTGATCAACGCCGGCGTCGAGTGGGTTGACGAGCCCGTCGTTGTCGACGGCAACTGGGTCAGCTCAAGGCATCCCGGTGACCTCTACGCCTGGATGAGGGAGTTCGTTAAGCTCCTTCGCTAA
- a CDS encoding gamma-glutamyl-gamma-aminobutyrate hydrolase family protein, with the protein MKPLIALIGSFKEGCVSAPREHLLMVSKAGGLPAVFSVETDPEDLLEVADGVLLIEGPDVHPRFYGSDPSPKLREVDVARDEFEIELVKKAVERGTPVMGIGRGMHVINVALGGTLYQDVYEIPKAIKHDWDIKSVRPEQRLHTIRVKADSILYSILKETLNVESTNEAWTWVNSFHHQAVKRVGEGLRPVAFAVDGLVEAIESSEGFLLGVQWGPEYLEEMLPLYRALVNAASGRHEEQEELLRREIEAEVREEIERELSGERGENHHSSETSGSPPDMSQT; encoded by the coding sequence ATGAAGCCCCTGATAGCCCTCATAGGCTCTTTTAAAGAAGGGTGCGTCTCGGCACCGCGTGAGCACCTGTTAATGGTCTCAAAGGCCGGAGGTCTGCCAGCGGTGTTCTCTGTGGAAACCGACCCGGAGGATCTCCTAGAGGTTGCCGACGGAGTGCTTCTCATAGAGGGGCCAGACGTGCACCCGCGCTTCTACGGTAGCGACCCGTCTCCAAAGCTTAGAGAAGTTGACGTTGCCCGGGACGAGTTTGAGATAGAGCTCGTCAAGAAGGCTGTAGAGAGGGGAACACCGGTAATGGGCATCGGAAGGGGGATGCACGTCATAAACGTCGCCCTCGGCGGAACCCTCTACCAGGACGTCTATGAAATCCCGAAGGCGATAAAGCACGACTGGGACATAAAATCCGTGAGGCCCGAGCAGAGACTCCACACGATACGCGTAAAAGCCGATTCAATTCTCTACTCCATACTGAAAGAGACTCTCAACGTGGAGAGCACAAACGAAGCGTGGACGTGGGTCAACAGCTTCCACCATCAGGCTGTGAAACGGGTCGGAGAGGGGCTCAGACCGGTCGCCTTCGCAGTTGATGGTCTCGTCGAGGCGATAGAGTCCAGCGAGGGGTTCCTTCTTGGCGTTCAGTGGGGGCCGGAATATCTGGAGGAGATGCTACCCCTCTACAGGGCCCTCGTCAACGCAGCCTCCGGAAGGCATGAGGAGCAGGAAGAGCTCCTGAGGAGAGAGATAGAGGCCGAGGTCAGGGAGGAAATCGAGAGGGAGCTCAGCGGGGAACGAGGTGAGAACCATCACAGCTCGGAAACGAGCGGTAGCCCTCCCGACATGAGCCAAACGTGA
- a CDS encoding triphosphoribosyl-dephospho-CoA synthase produces MERWEIVRAFITGPLVEVALPKPGNVNRFADFEDLSIYNFLVSYPALVGIYHETVRRGELIRSGVLSPAEAGIGELIRRGAEATRRVQSGNPNFGVLVLSIPLIAGLALTRKLREGGEKARLLIEESSVRDTMELYRAIRILEPKGIPRGVKYDVYSESAFEELFRDRVNLMKLAGLSCAREMVFCEWLNSYEVTYWAFSRILQLANEMPLEEASIKLFLELLAERGDTLIRRKAGEAEELLVREKAREVLEGKLSLEEFDAFLREKGDLRNPGSVADLVAIALSLVFLSGAKVKMRNGRAWLTARP; encoded by the coding sequence ATGGAGCGGTGGGAGATAGTCAGGGCCTTCATAACGGGCCCCCTGGTTGAAGTTGCCCTGCCGAAGCCCGGCAACGTTAACAGGTTTGCCGACTTCGAGGACTTGAGCATCTACAACTTCCTCGTCTCTTACCCGGCGCTGGTGGGCATATATCACGAAACCGTCAGGAGGGGGGAGCTTATACGCTCCGGGGTTCTCTCTCCAGCCGAGGCTGGCATCGGGGAGCTCATAAGGAGGGGCGCAGAGGCCACGAGGCGCGTTCAGTCGGGAAACCCGAACTTCGGGGTTCTCGTGCTCTCTATACCACTGATTGCCGGCCTCGCCCTCACGAGGAAGCTGAGGGAAGGGGGAGAGAAGGCGAGGCTTCTCATTGAGGAATCCAGCGTCAGGGACACTATGGAGCTTTACCGGGCCATAAGGATTCTTGAGCCCAAGGGAATACCTAGGGGGGTTAAGTACGACGTCTACTCCGAGAGCGCCTTTGAGGAGCTCTTCAGGGACAGGGTCAACCTGATGAAGCTGGCCGGACTCAGCTGTGCAAGGGAGATGGTCTTCTGTGAGTGGCTGAACTCCTATGAGGTGACCTACTGGGCCTTCTCTAGAATTCTCCAGCTGGCGAACGAGATGCCCCTTGAGGAGGCCTCAATAAAGCTCTTCCTTGAGTTGCTGGCTGAGAGGGGGGACACTCTGATCCGGAGAAAGGCGGGAGAAGCCGAGGAACTGCTCGTCAGGGAAAAGGCCAGGGAAGTCCTTGAGGGAAAGCTATCACTTGAGGAGTTCGACGCATTCCTCAGGGAGAAGGGCGACCTCAGGAATCCGGGGAGCGTGGCCGACCTAGTTGCCATCGCCCTAAGTCTTGTCTTCCTGAGCGGTGCGAAAGTTAAGATGAGGAACGGGAGGGCCTGGCTCACGGCACGACCCTGA
- a CDS encoding radical SAM protein: protein MYIRPFDPWKSKLCTCPFKYTLNVYTGCDHACVYCYITSYIPKAFKVRTKESLLPKLERELRKFDKRYIIALSYSSDPYPTVERELGITRKVLQLFKRYDVRCLLLTKSDIFERDIDLLNELKCAVGVTVTTVDEAKARLLEPNAPSPKARIRALRKAKEAGIPVYARIDPIIPFYTWEDFDETLSNLDFVSHITVSTLKLRPDSKKRMFAKFPGLMEKLWPLYERGERIGGYYYLPKELRFKILREAEKKILGKGITFGSCREGYRSFPSCDGSHLVPR, encoded by the coding sequence ATGTACATAAGGCCCTTCGACCCATGGAAGTCGAAGCTCTGCACCTGCCCCTTCAAATACACCCTGAACGTCTACACCGGTTGCGACCACGCGTGCGTTTACTGCTACATAACGAGCTACATTCCAAAGGCCTTCAAAGTCAGAACCAAGGAGAGCCTTCTCCCCAAGCTGGAGAGGGAACTCAGAAAGTTCGACAAACGTTATATCATAGCACTTTCCTACTCCTCGGATCCGTATCCAACGGTTGAGCGGGAACTGGGAATCACGAGGAAGGTTCTCCAGCTCTTCAAACGCTACGACGTCAGGTGCCTCCTCCTGACCAAGTCTGACATCTTTGAGCGGGATATAGATCTTCTGAATGAGCTCAAGTGCGCCGTTGGGGTGACCGTTACAACCGTTGACGAGGCCAAGGCGAGGCTCCTTGAGCCGAACGCCCCCTCTCCAAAGGCCAGGATTAGGGCACTGAGGAAGGCCAAGGAAGCCGGAATTCCGGTTTACGCGCGCATAGACCCGATAATCCCCTTCTACACATGGGAGGACTTCGACGAAACCCTCTCCAACCTCGACTTCGTTAGCCATATAACGGTCTCCACGCTAAAGCTGAGGCCTGACTCGAAGAAGAGAATGTTCGCGAAGTTTCCAGGCCTTATGGAGAAACTCTGGCCCCTTTACGAACGGGGAGAGAGGATTGGTGGCTACTACTACCTCCCCAAAGAGCTCAGGTTTAAAATACTCAGGGAGGCGGAGAAAAAGATACTGGGGAAGGGAATCACGTTTGGCTCATGTCGGGAGGGCTACCGCTCGTTTCCGAGCTGTGATGGTTCTCACCTCGTTCCCCGCTGA